A single window of Nicotiana sylvestris chromosome 3, ASM39365v2, whole genome shotgun sequence DNA harbors:
- the LOC104234317 gene encoding membrane protein of ER body-like protein, translating into MEIVKSIVYGGLIESITSLVVVFSAAASDADTLKILIIGVANLIGGLFVICQNLMDLKIKYTRVGSNLSDQIDRYQELLGPKEHFLLHAIVALLSYFIFGLVPPLVYGFTYLKSDNKECKLIAVAIASSMCIIMLATAKAYTRGANKFSKYVKTVLFYGIAASMASGVGYAAGHFIKSLMDKLVGLTQSQLPLFLSPR; encoded by the exons ATGGAGATCGTAAAAAGCATAGTATATGGAGGTTTAATAGAGTCAATTACAAGCTTAGTTGTGGTTTTCTCCGCAGCTGCTTCCGACGCTGATACAC TTAAGATCCTAATTATTGGAGTGGCAAATTTGATCGGTGGACTTTTTGTCATTTGTCAGAAT TTGATGGATTTGAAAATTAAATATACCAGAGTAGGTTCCAATTTAAGTGATCAAATCGATCGATACCAAGAACTACTTGGCCCAAAAGAGCATTTCCTACTTCATGCAATTGTTGCCCTGCTATCATATTTTATATTTGGCCTTGTTCCACCATTAGTATATGGCTTCACATATCTTAAGAGTGATAACAAAGAATGCAAGCTTATAGCAGTTGCCATCGCTTCTTCTATGTGCATTATCATGCTTGCTACTGCAAAGGCTTATACGCGAGGAGCAAACAAGTTCAGTAAATACGTCAAAACTGTCCTATTCTATGGTATAGCTGCAAGTATGGCCTCAGGTGTTGGCTATGCAGCAGGCCATTTCATTAAGAGTCTCATGGATAAATTAGTTGGTTTGACTCAAAGCCAGCTCCCTCTCTTTTTATCTCCGAGATAG